Proteins encoded by one window of Nicotiana tabacum cultivar K326 chromosome 10, ASM71507v2, whole genome shotgun sequence:
- the LOC107814493 gene encoding L-ascorbate oxidase homolog codes for MGKRWSSLMALLLMFLHGNLICGEDPYRFYTWNITYGDVYPLGVKQQGILINGQFPGPTIECVTNDNLIINVFNNLDEPFLISWNGVEQRRNSWQDGVYGTNCPIPPGNNFTYVLQVKDQIGSFYYFPSLAFHKAAGGFGSINIASSSVIPVPFPPPAGEFSILTGDWFKQNHNDLKAILDSGHDLPFPDGLLINGHGSNGYTFTIDQGKTYRFRISNVGLTTSINFRIQGHKMMVVEVEGTHTVQNTYDSLDIHLGQSFSVLLTADQPAKDYYIVVSTRFTSQVLTATSTLHYGNSAGSVSGLPPSGPTTEIDWSLNQARSLRRNLSASGPRPNPQGSYHYGLINTTRTIRLANSAPIINGKQRYAINSVSFVPADTPLKLADHFNIPGVFSLGSIPDSPTGGGAYLQTSVMAAEFRAYIEVIFENLEDSVQSYHIDGHHFFVVGMGGGEWTPASRLTYNLRDTISRSTVQVYPKSWTALYMPLDNVGMWDIRSQNWVRQYLGQQFYLRVYSPANSWRDEYPIPSNALLCGRASTRGILN; via the exons ATGGGAAAACGGTGGAGTTCTTTAATGGCGCTGCTGCTGATGTTTCTACATGGGAATCTCATCTGCGGGGAAGACCCTTACAGGTTCTATACTTGGAATATTACATATGGTGATGTTTACCCTCTTGGTGTCAAGCAACAG GGGATATTAATAAATGGGCAATTTCCAGGTCCAACAATTGAGTGTGTGACCAATGACAACTTGATTATCAATGTTTTCAACAATTTAGATGAGCCTTTTCTCATTTCTTG GAATGGCGTCGAGCAGAGGAGAAATTCATGGCAGGATGGAGTCTATGGTACTAACTGTCCCATTCCACCGGGCAATAACTTCACTTATGTTCTCCAAGTCAAGGATCAGATTGGTAGTTTCTATTACTTCCCTTCTCTTGCCTTCCACAAAGCAGCAGGAGGGTTCGGTAGTATAAATATCGCCAGCAGCTCTGTGATTCCTGTTCCTTTTCCTCCTCCTGCTGGAGAGTTCTCTATTCTGACTGGGGATTGGTTCAAACAAAACCACAAT gaCCTCAAAGCAATTTTGGACAGTGGGCACGATCTTCCCTTCCCTGACGGGCTTCTTATCAACGGACATGGATCGAATGGTTATACATTCACCATAGATCAAG GCAAGACTTACAGATTCAGGATATCAAATGTTGGGCTTACAACTTCCATCAATTTCAGAATCCAGGGGCATAAAATGATGGTGGTTGAAGTAGAAGGGACTCACACTGTGCAAAATACATATGATTCCCTTGATATCCATTTGGGACAGTCCTTCTCGGTATTGTTAACAGCAGACCAACCTGCAAAAGATTACTACATAGTTGTCTCGACACGTTTCACATCCCAGGTTCTCACAGCTACATCTACTCTTCATTATGGTAACTCAGCCGGAAGTGTTTCTGGCCTTCCTCCCAGTGGACCAACAACAGAAATTGACTGGTCTCTCAATCAGGCCCGATCTCTCAG GCGTAATCTATCAGCTAGTGGGCCGAGACCTAACCCCCAGGGTTCCTACCACTACGGATTGATCAACACCACACGCACAATTAGGCTCGCGAATTCAGCTCCAATCATCAACGGGAAGCAAAGATATGCTATCAACAGTGTGTCATTTGTTCCAGCAGATACACCACTTAAACTTGCTGATCACTTCAATATTCCCGGAGTTTTTAGTCTTGGAAGCATTCCGGATAGCCCTACAGGTGGTGGTGCTTACCTTCAGACATCCGTTATGGCTGCTGAGTTTCGAGCTTATATTGAGGTTATCTTTGAGAATTTAGAAGACAGTGTGCAATCTTACCACATTGATGGCCACCATTTTTTCGTTGTAGG GATGGGTGGAGGAGAGTGGACTCCTGCAAGCAGATTAACATACAACTTAAGGGATACTATTTCTCGTTCAACTGTTCAG GTGTACCCAAAGTCTTGGACTGCACTTTACATGCCATTAGACAATGTGGGAATGTGGGATATAAGGTCTCAGAACTGGGTTCGCCAATATTTAGGACAGCAGTTTTATCTGCGAGTTTATTCCCCTGCAAATTCATGGAGAGATGAATATCCAATTCCCAGCAATGCCCTTCTTTGTGGTAGAGCATCAACCCGAGGAATTTTGAACTAG